In Hamadaea flava, a genomic segment contains:
- the trmD gene encoding tRNA (guanosine(37)-N1)-methyltransferase TrmD: MRVDVVSIFPEYFAPLGLSLLGKARAESRLELAVHDLRTWTHDVHRTVDDTPYGGGAGMVMRPEPWGEALDALADGRTRLVVPAPTGRLFTQDLAHELAAEEHLLFACGRYEGIDQRVLDHAAGRMPVTEVSLGDYVLFGGEVAVLVMLEAITRLLPGVLGNSASLDEESHANGLLEAPMYTKPAVWRELEVPEILRSGDHGKIARWRRDQALLRTAARRPDLVAALDPATLDKKDRATLDAAGVMWPGRFPPGVPDVAE, translated from the coding sequence ATGCGTGTCGACGTCGTCTCGATCTTTCCCGAATACTTCGCCCCGCTCGGCCTCTCCCTGCTCGGCAAGGCCCGGGCGGAGAGTCGGCTGGAGCTGGCCGTGCACGATCTGCGGACGTGGACGCACGACGTGCACCGTACGGTCGACGACACGCCCTACGGCGGCGGCGCGGGCATGGTCATGCGCCCCGAGCCGTGGGGCGAGGCGTTGGACGCGCTCGCCGATGGGCGTACGCGATTGGTCGTCCCGGCCCCGACCGGGCGGCTGTTCACCCAGGACCTCGCGCACGAGCTGGCCGCCGAGGAGCACCTGCTGTTCGCGTGCGGCCGCTACGAGGGCATCGATCAACGCGTACTCGATCATGCGGCTGGGCGGATGCCGGTGACCGAGGTGTCGTTGGGCGACTATGTGCTGTTCGGCGGGGAGGTGGCCGTCCTGGTGATGCTGGAGGCCATCACGAGGCTGCTGCCCGGCGTCCTCGGCAACTCGGCCTCGCTGGATGAGGAATCCCACGCGAACGGGCTGCTCGAAGCCCCGATGTACACCAAACCGGCGGTCTGGCGGGAGCTGGAGGTGCCGGAGATCCTGCGGTCCGGGGATCACGGCAAGATCGCCCGCTGGCGTCGGGACCAGGCTCTGCTGCGTACGGCCGCGCGTCGCCCCGACCTGGTCGCCGCGCTCGATCCGGCGACGCTGGACAAGAAGGACCGCGCCACGCTCGACGCCGCCGGTGTGATGTGGCCGGGGCGGTTTCCGCCCGGCGTACCCGATGTGGCAGAGTAG
- the rimM gene encoding ribosome maturation factor RimM (Essential for efficient processing of 16S rRNA): MLVVGKILRPHGIRGELVVEVRTDEPEERFVVGSTFDVGPTEEKLGSPVGAKLTIETVRWHQGRPLIFFAEVPDRNVAEELRGLLLWVDSGDIAAPVDPDEFHDHQLVGLDVITVAGDKIGVVARIDHAPASDMLVVRKEDRTMALVPFVRAIVPTVDVAGGRVVIDPPDGLLDL, encoded by the coding sequence CTGCTGGTCGTCGGCAAGATCCTCCGTCCGCACGGAATCCGCGGCGAACTCGTCGTGGAGGTCCGCACGGACGAGCCTGAGGAGCGCTTCGTGGTGGGGTCGACGTTCGACGTCGGCCCCACCGAGGAGAAGCTCGGCAGCCCCGTGGGGGCGAAACTCACCATCGAGACGGTGCGCTGGCATCAAGGTCGGCCGCTGATCTTCTTCGCCGAGGTCCCGGACCGCAACGTGGCCGAGGAACTGCGCGGCCTGCTGCTCTGGGTCGACTCCGGCGACATCGCCGCTCCGGTCGACCCGGATGAGTTCCACGACCACCAGCTGGTCGGGCTCGACGTGATCACGGTCGCGGGGGACAAGATCGGGGTGGTCGCGCGCATCGATCACGCGCCGGCCTCCGACATGCTGGTCGTCCGCAAAGAGGACCGCACCATGGCGTTGGTCCCGTTCGTGCGGGCCATCGTCCCGACGGTCGACGTCGCCGGGGGCCGAGTCGTCATCGACCCGCCCGACGGGCTGCTGGACCTGTAG
- a CDS encoding RNA-binding protein translates to MRGSSSSGRTDSTLRPALEHLVKGIVEHPDEVRVRFVDARRGARLEVRVHPDDLGTVIGRGGRTARALRQVIGSVGGKGMRVDIVDAY, encoded by the coding sequence TTGCGCGGCAGCAGCTCGTCGGGCCGGACCGACAGCACCCTGCGTCCGGCACTCGAACACCTGGTCAAGGGCATCGTGGAGCACCCGGACGAGGTCCGGGTGCGGTTCGTCGACGCGCGCCGCGGCGCGCGGCTCGAAGTACGCGTGCACCCCGACGATCTGGGTACGGTGATCGGCCGCGGCGGGCGTACGGCCCGGGCGCTGCGCCAGGTGATCGGCTCGGTGGGCGGCAAGGGGATGCGCGTCGACATCGTCGACGCCTACTAG
- the rpsP gene encoding 30S ribosomal protein S16, with amino-acid sequence MAVKIRLLRMGKIRNPQYRIVVADSRTKRDGKAIEFIGVYHPKEEPSLIEVKSDRVQYWLSVGAQPSEPVIAILSKTGDWQKFKGLPAPTEPLKVAAAKVDRKAIYEAEAQAAAGVAETKKAEPKKAEKKAEAKAETPAEPAEAPAEGA; translated from the coding sequence GTGGCCGTCAAGATCCGGCTTCTGCGGATGGGCAAGATCCGCAACCCGCAGTACCGCATCGTCGTCGCCGACTCGCGTACCAAGCGCGACGGCAAGGCGATCGAGTTCATCGGCGTTTACCACCCGAAGGAGGAGCCCTCGCTGATCGAGGTCAAGTCCGACCGGGTGCAGTACTGGCTGTCGGTCGGCGCGCAGCCGAGCGAGCCGGTCATCGCCATCCTGAGCAAGACCGGCGACTGGCAGAAGTTCAAGGGCCTGCCGGCCCCGACGGAGCCGCTGAAGGTCGCCGCCGCCAAGGTCGACCGCAAGGCGATCTACGAGGCCGAGGCGCAGGCCGCCGCCGGCGTCGCGGAGACCAAGAAGGCGGAGCCGAAGAAGGCCGAGAAGAAGGCCGAAGCGAAGGCCGAGACGCCGGCTGAGCCGGCTGAGGCTCCGGCCGAGGGGGCCTGA
- a CDS encoding DUF402 domain-containing protein, with the protein MVFERGEIVYLRHFQHSAVSGLFPLRAVQHDDQGVLLWGQAGGRHFYTVMTDGRMMRQTPLPEWVDGPKRLIDAEAGHSVLSWHPTGADYSIRFFFSPAGDFLNWYANLEVPAVPWRSAELAGLDTVDWDLDVWIEPDRSWRWKDEEEFAERLRLPDYYWVDDEQRVRQAGLEVIKLVEAGDFPFDGTWTGFRPDPDWGPIVSTTPLPGWDAPRRP; encoded by the coding sequence ATGGTCTTCGAACGGGGCGAGATCGTCTACTTGCGGCACTTCCAGCACAGCGCGGTCTCCGGCCTGTTCCCCCTGCGCGCCGTGCAGCATGACGATCAGGGCGTGCTGCTGTGGGGCCAGGCGGGCGGGCGGCACTTCTACACCGTCATGACCGACGGCCGCATGATGCGCCAGACACCTCTGCCCGAGTGGGTGGACGGGCCCAAGCGTCTGATCGACGCCGAGGCGGGGCACTCCGTCCTGTCTTGGCATCCGACCGGCGCCGACTACTCCATCCGGTTCTTCTTCAGTCCGGCCGGCGACTTCCTCAACTGGTACGCCAACCTCGAAGTCCCAGCCGTGCCCTGGCGCTCCGCCGAGTTGGCCGGGCTGGACACCGTCGACTGGGATCTCGACGTCTGGATCGAGCCCGACCGGAGCTGGCGGTGGAAGGACGAGGAGGAGTTCGCCGAGCGGCTGCGTCTGCCCGACTACTACTGGGTCGACGACGAGCAGCGCGTACGCCAGGCCGGACTGGAGGTGATCAAGCTGGTCGAGGCGGGCGACTTCCCCTTCGACGGCACCTGGACCGGTTTCCGGCCTGATCCGGACTGGGGTCCGATCGTCTCGACGACGCCGCTGCCCGGCTGGGACGCCCCGCGTCGCCCCTGA
- a CDS encoding DUF402 domain-containing protein: MRFEPGRVVLHRHFQGSRLGLLKTAVVLADDDRGLLLWVPRGAPMLDRKAVDGRGLRAMPFAEWLVTETKLWEMTWRGPAILKVLPPGEDYSVWLFRAEDGRFRGWYVNLEEAGVRWDDGAVAGVDIVDQDLDIWVEPDRSWSWKDEEEFAERLAYPSDYWVADGDAVREVGLRVVKRIEAGEFPFDTSLLGLTGDPMWTGASTVAAGWDRPRAY, translated from the coding sequence ATGCGCTTCGAACCCGGCCGGGTGGTCCTGCACCGTCATTTCCAGGGTTCCCGGCTGGGTCTACTGAAGACCGCCGTCGTCTTGGCCGACGACGATCGCGGTCTGCTTCTCTGGGTTCCCCGGGGCGCCCCGATGCTGGACCGGAAGGCGGTCGACGGCCGGGGTCTGCGGGCGATGCCGTTCGCCGAGTGGCTCGTCACCGAGACCAAGCTCTGGGAGATGACCTGGCGTGGTCCGGCCATTCTCAAGGTGCTGCCGCCCGGCGAGGACTACTCCGTGTGGCTTTTCCGGGCCGAGGACGGCCGCTTTCGCGGTTGGTACGTCAACCTCGAAGAGGCCGGGGTCCGGTGGGACGACGGCGCCGTGGCCGGGGTCGACATCGTGGATCAAGACCTCGACATCTGGGTCGAGCCCGATCGCTCGTGGTCGTGGAAGGACGAGGAGGAGTTCGCCGAGCGCCTGGCGTACCCGTCGGACTATTGGGTGGCGGACGGGGACGCGGTGCGCGAGGTCGGCCTGCGTGTGGTGAAGCGCATCGAGGCGGGGGAGTTCCCGTTCGACACCTCGCTGCTGGGGCTCACTGGTGATCCGATGTGGACCGGCGCGTCGACGGTCGCGGCCGGCTGGGATCGTCCGCGGGCGTACTGA
- the proS gene encoding proline--tRNA ligase produces the protein MARVLTPRAEDFPRWYQDVIAKAELADNGPVRGTMVIRPTAYAIWERMQADMDARIKATGAENAYFPLFIPESYLHREAQHVEGFSPELAVVTHGGGKQLAEPVVVRPTSETVIGEFMAKWVDSYRDLPLLLNQWANVVRWEMRPRIFLRTSEFLWQEGHTAHATEQDAKDYTLRIHHQVYEKHMRDLLAIPVIPGRKTDRERFAGATSTYTLEGMMGDGKALQMGTSHELGQNFARAFDIQYSSAAGVREYAWTTSWGSSTRMLGGLIMCHGDDNGLRLPPLVAPTQALVMVVKETDGSITAAAKGLVDDLAAAGVRVKLDDRVDTPFGRRAVDAELKGVPLRIEVGPRDLAAGNVTLARRIDGSKTPLPIGGVVAAVTEALVADQQGLYDEALARREASTVEVKTLDEAIEASQSGWAKLPWSAVGVDGEAKANESAITVRCLFREDGSAPAAQDEPNLTAILGRSY, from the coding sequence ATGGCGCGTGTGCTGACTCCCCGGGCGGAAGACTTCCCCCGCTGGTACCAAGACGTGATCGCGAAGGCTGAACTGGCCGACAACGGCCCGGTCCGGGGCACCATGGTGATCCGGCCGACGGCGTACGCGATCTGGGAGCGCATGCAGGCCGACATGGACGCCCGGATCAAGGCGACCGGGGCGGAGAACGCGTACTTCCCGCTGTTCATCCCGGAGAGCTACCTGCACCGGGAGGCACAGCACGTCGAGGGGTTCTCCCCGGAACTGGCCGTCGTCACCCACGGCGGTGGCAAGCAGCTTGCCGAGCCGGTCGTGGTCCGGCCGACCAGTGAGACGGTCATCGGCGAGTTCATGGCCAAGTGGGTGGACTCCTACCGGGATCTGCCGCTGCTGCTCAACCAGTGGGCCAATGTGGTCCGGTGGGAGATGCGCCCGCGGATCTTCCTGCGTACCAGCGAGTTCCTCTGGCAGGAGGGGCACACCGCGCACGCCACCGAGCAGGACGCGAAGGATTACACCTTGCGCATCCACCACCAGGTCTACGAGAAGCACATGCGCGACCTCCTGGCCATCCCGGTGATCCCGGGTCGCAAGACCGACCGGGAGCGGTTCGCCGGCGCCACCAGCACGTACACGCTGGAGGGCATGATGGGCGACGGCAAGGCGCTGCAGATGGGCACCTCGCACGAGCTGGGCCAGAACTTCGCCCGTGCCTTCGACATCCAGTACTCCAGCGCGGCCGGTGTCCGCGAGTACGCCTGGACGACCTCGTGGGGTTCGTCGACGCGGATGCTGGGCGGTCTGATCATGTGCCACGGTGACGACAACGGGTTGCGCCTGCCGCCGCTGGTGGCTCCGACGCAGGCCCTGGTCATGGTGGTGAAGGAGACCGACGGTTCCATCACCGCCGCCGCGAAGGGATTGGTCGACGATCTCGCCGCCGCGGGCGTACGCGTCAAGCTCGACGACCGGGTGGACACGCCGTTCGGCCGCCGGGCGGTCGACGCCGAGCTGAAGGGCGTACCGCTGCGGATCGAGGTCGGCCCGCGCGATCTGGCCGCGGGCAACGTGACGTTGGCGCGACGGATCGACGGCTCGAAGACGCCGCTGCCGATCGGCGGCGTGGTCGCCGCGGTGACCGAGGCGCTTGTCGCCGACCAGCAGGGTCTCTACGACGAGGCGCTCGCCCGGCGCGAGGCGAGCACCGTCGAGGTCAAGACGCTGGACGAGGCGATCGAGGCGTCGCAGTCCGGCTGGGCCAAGCTGCCGTGGTCGGCGGTCGGCGTCGACGGCGAGGCCAAGGCGAACGAGAGCGCGATCACCGTACGCTGCCTGTTCCGCGAGGACGGGTCGGCTCCGGCGGCGCAGGACGAGCCGAACCTGACGGCGATCCTCGGCCGCTCCTACTGA
- a CDS encoding amidohydrolase family protein has translation MALHVRGVLLPDEETGDLWLDGDRVSREPIPGATTICDGGFVLPGLVDAHCHLGIAPGGRPIGSLDQAKQLALVDRGAGVLAIRDAGSPYPYPELDEDPDIPRLARAGRHVAPPRRYLPEIGVEVPAELVAAEVTRQAAAGTGWVKLVGDWIDRDRGDLAPAWDDATLVAAVEAAHAAGARITAHCFEEQSVATLVTAGIDCIEHGTGLSTEIVAEMGRRGTALVPTMINIETFGTIAQRAEAKFPRYAKHMLALRDGFPAVVAAAHEAGVPIYVGSDAGGGIAHGLAAEEMLLLNAAGMSAEAVLAAGSWRAREWLGFRGLDDGGWADLVVYPRDPRHDLTVLREPSLIVLRGRIVSPH, from the coding sequence ATGGCGTTGCACGTACGCGGTGTGCTCCTTCCCGACGAAGAGACCGGCGATCTGTGGCTTGACGGCGACCGGGTGTCGCGAGAGCCGATACCCGGCGCCACTACCATCTGCGACGGTGGGTTCGTCCTGCCGGGACTGGTAGACGCCCACTGCCACCTCGGGATCGCCCCCGGTGGCCGTCCGATCGGAAGCCTCGATCAGGCCAAGCAGCTCGCCCTCGTCGACCGTGGTGCGGGCGTACTGGCCATTCGTGACGCGGGTTCGCCTTATCCGTATCCCGAGTTGGACGAGGACCCGGACATCCCTCGGCTCGCCCGCGCGGGACGACATGTCGCACCCCCACGCCGGTATCTGCCCGAGATCGGGGTCGAGGTTCCGGCGGAGCTGGTGGCCGCGGAGGTCACCCGGCAGGCCGCTGCGGGGACAGGCTGGGTGAAGCTGGTCGGCGACTGGATCGACCGGGATCGCGGCGACCTCGCCCCGGCCTGGGACGATGCGACGCTGGTCGCCGCAGTCGAGGCAGCCCACGCGGCCGGCGCGCGCATCACCGCGCACTGCTTCGAGGAGCAGAGCGTCGCGACCCTGGTCACGGCCGGGATCGACTGCATCGAGCACGGCACAGGGCTGTCGACGGAGATCGTCGCCGAGATGGGCCGACGAGGGACCGCCCTGGTGCCCACGATGATCAACATCGAGACGTTCGGGACGATCGCCCAACGCGCCGAAGCCAAGTTCCCCCGGTACGCCAAGCACATGCTCGCACTCCGGGACGGCTTCCCAGCCGTCGTCGCCGCCGCGCACGAGGCGGGCGTACCGATCTATGTCGGCTCCGACGCCGGCGGTGGGATCGCACACGGGCTGGCCGCAGAGGAGATGCTGCTCCTGAACGCGGCTGGGATGTCCGCCGAGGCGGTGCTGGCAGCCGGATCGTGGCGTGCCCGCGAATGGCTCGGCTTCCGGGGGCTGGACGACGGCGGCTGGGCCGACCTCGTGGTCTATCCGCGTGATCCGCGACACGACCTGACCGTGCTGCGTGAGCCGAGCCTGATCGTGCTGCGCGGCCGGATCGTCTCGCCCCACTGA
- a CDS encoding PIN domain-containing protein, whose product MMPIVYDTGALLAAERRDRRFKTLHNGIITGRRGTPTVPVVVLAQAWRGRGQHGIAEVLKDCEIVPDDELIGREAGVACARAATSDVVDAIVVVTALAKGAAVVSSDPDDLRKIAAALGKKLDILVV is encoded by the coding sequence ATGATGCCGATCGTCTACGACACCGGAGCACTTCTCGCGGCCGAGCGGCGGGACCGTCGTTTCAAGACTCTGCACAACGGGATCATCACTGGTCGCAGGGGGACGCCGACCGTGCCGGTGGTCGTCCTCGCGCAGGCCTGGCGCGGTCGCGGGCAGCACGGAATCGCCGAAGTGCTCAAGGACTGCGAGATCGTTCCGGACGACGAACTCATCGGCCGTGAGGCCGGCGTCGCCTGCGCTAGAGCGGCTACATCCGACGTAGTGGACGCGATCGTGGTCGTCACCGCGCTCGCCAAGGGAGCCGCCGTGGTCTCCAGCGATCCGGACGACCTCCGAAAGATCGCCGCCGCCCTCGGGAAGAAGCTCGACATCCTTGTGGTCTAG
- a CDS encoding SGNH/GDSL hydrolase family protein has product MLRRITSVAAVAALALGFVGTPASASPDRSTTYYLALGDSLAAGYQPATPLDRAEGYVGQLHRELQATEPKLRLENLGCDGETSGSLLAGGTCEYPGRDSQLEAAERFLHAHKDKVSLVTIDIGGNDLNRCARGGTIDPACVQNALAALAVNLGQILARLRAIAPRTPMVGMTYYNPYLAAWLAGPAGRALAQQSIQVSGAFNGLLTTLYRAAGVRVADVAGAFASTDLTTQVPLPGVGTVPLAVARICAWTWMCTKSDIHANVTGYAVLANAYLAEV; this is encoded by the coding sequence ATGTTGCGACGCATCACCTCCGTCGCCGCCGTGGCCGCGCTCGCCCTCGGATTCGTGGGCACCCCCGCGTCGGCCTCGCCGGACAGATCAACCACGTACTATCTGGCGCTTGGCGATTCGCTGGCAGCCGGCTATCAGCCGGCGACGCCGCTGGACCGCGCCGAGGGCTACGTCGGGCAGCTGCACCGTGAGCTGCAGGCCACCGAGCCGAAGCTGCGCCTGGAGAACCTGGGCTGCGACGGCGAGACCTCTGGTTCGCTGCTGGCCGGCGGGACCTGCGAGTACCCCGGTCGCGATTCCCAGCTCGAAGCGGCCGAACGCTTCCTGCACGCGCACAAGGACAAGGTCTCGCTCGTCACGATCGACATCGGCGGCAACGACCTCAACCGGTGTGCCCGGGGCGGCACCATCGACCCGGCGTGCGTACAGAACGCGTTGGCCGCGTTGGCCGTCAACCTCGGTCAGATCCTGGCGCGGCTGCGGGCGATCGCTCCGCGTACGCCGATGGTCGGGATGACCTACTACAACCCGTACCTGGCGGCCTGGCTGGCCGGCCCGGCCGGGCGGGCGCTGGCGCAGCAGTCCATTCAGGTCAGCGGGGCCTTCAACGGGCTGCTCACGACGCTGTACCGGGCGGCCGGCGTACGCGTCGCCGACGTCGCGGGCGCGTTCGCCTCGACCGACCTGACCACGCAGGTTCCGCTGCCCGGCGTCGGCACGGTGCCGCTCGCCGTCGCCCGGATCTGCGCGTGGACGTGGATGTGCACGAAGTCCGACATCCACGCCAACGTCACCGGGTACGCCGTCCTCGCGAACGCGTACCTGGCCGAGGTCTGA
- the ffh gene encoding signal recognition particle protein has product MFDTLSDRLSGIFTKLRGKGRLTEADIDATAREIRLALLEADVALPVVRSFVAALKERARGAEVSQALNPAQQIIKIVHEELINVLGGEARRLQFAKQPPTVIMLAGLQGSGKTTLAGKLAKWLKGQGHQPMLVAADLQRPNAVNQLQVLGGRAGVEVFAPEPGNGVGDPVAVAKESIEYARRHMRDIVIVDTAGRLGIDQEMMAQAASIRDAVTPDEVIFVIDAMVGQDAVATAEAFRDGVGITGVVLSKLDGDARGGAALSVRHVTGQPILFASTGEKLEDFDVFHPDRMASRILGMGDVLTLIEQAEAAFDADQKEKMTSKLLGGEQFTLEDFLDQLIAIRRMGPIANMLKMMPGMNQMKGQLDDLDDKHFDRVTAIIRSMTPAERANPKIINGSRRARIATGSGVTVMDVNQLLNRFTDAQKMMKQMGGMMGLPGGGRRKATKSPKNKRKGTKGGGRSGGGFPAGLPGGGMPQLPPGLDPSQLGGDDFKAPKLDFNKLFKRDN; this is encoded by the coding sequence GTGTTTGACACACTGAGCGACCGGCTTTCGGGGATCTTCACGAAGCTGCGCGGCAAGGGGCGGCTCACCGAGGCCGACATCGACGCCACCGCGCGCGAGATCCGGCTCGCCCTGCTCGAGGCGGACGTCGCGCTGCCTGTCGTGCGCTCGTTCGTCGCGGCGCTCAAGGAGCGGGCGCGCGGCGCCGAGGTGTCCCAGGCGCTCAACCCCGCGCAGCAGATCATCAAGATCGTCCACGAGGAGCTGATCAACGTCCTCGGCGGCGAGGCGCGGCGGCTCCAGTTCGCCAAGCAGCCGCCGACCGTGATCATGCTCGCCGGTCTCCAGGGTTCCGGTAAGACCACGCTGGCCGGGAAGCTGGCCAAGTGGCTCAAGGGCCAGGGTCACCAGCCGATGCTGGTCGCGGCCGACCTCCAGCGCCCGAACGCGGTCAACCAGCTCCAGGTGCTCGGTGGGCGGGCCGGCGTCGAGGTCTTCGCGCCCGAGCCCGGCAACGGCGTCGGCGACCCGGTCGCGGTCGCCAAGGAGTCGATCGAGTACGCCCGCCGCCACATGCGCGACATCGTCATCGTCGACACCGCCGGCCGGCTGGGCATCGACCAGGAGATGATGGCGCAGGCGGCGTCGATCCGCGACGCGGTCACCCCCGACGAGGTCATCTTCGTCATCGACGCGATGGTCGGTCAGGACGCGGTCGCCACCGCTGAGGCGTTCCGTGACGGCGTCGGCATCACCGGCGTCGTGCTGTCCAAGCTGGACGGTGACGCCCGGGGTGGTGCGGCGCTGAGCGTACGCCACGTGACGGGCCAGCCCATCCTCTTCGCGTCCACCGGCGAGAAGCTGGAGGACTTCGACGTCTTCCACCCCGACCGGATGGCAAGCCGCATCCTCGGCATGGGCGACGTCCTCACGCTGATCGAGCAGGCCGAGGCGGCCTTCGACGCCGATCAGAAGGAGAAGATGACGTCGAAGCTGCTCGGTGGCGAGCAGTTCACCCTCGAAGACTTCCTCGATCAGCTGATCGCGATCCGCCGGATGGGCCCGATCGCGAACATGCTCAAGATGATGCCGGGCATGAACCAGATGAAGGGTCAGCTCGACGACCTGGACGACAAGCACTTCGACCGGGTGACGGCGATCATCCGCTCGATGACCCCGGCCGAGCGGGCCAACCCGAAGATCATCAACGGTTCGCGCCGCGCGCGCATCGCCACCGGCTCCGGCGTCACCGTCATGGACGTGAACCAGCTGCTCAACCGCTTCACCGACGCGCAGAAGATGATGAAGCAGATGGGCGGCATGATGGGCCTGCCCGGCGGCGGCCGGCGCAAGGCGACCAAGAGCCCGAAGAACAAGCGCAAGGGCACCAAGGGCGGCGGCCGGTCCGGCGGCGGCTTCCCGGCCGGTCTGCCCGGCGGCGGCATGCCGCAGTTGCCGCCCGGTCTCGACCCGTCGCAGCTCGGCGGAGACGACTTCAAGGCGCCGAAGCTCGACTTCAACAAGCTTTTCAAGCGCGACAACTAA